From the Oncorhynchus keta strain PuntledgeMale-10-30-2019 unplaced genomic scaffold, Oket_V2 Un_contig_4083_pilon_pilon, whole genome shotgun sequence genome, the window agaataacatgaaaatatactgaacattatgaacagaataacatgaaaatatactgaacattataaacagaataacatgaaaatatactgaacattatgaacagaataacatgaaaatatactgaacattataaacagaataacatgaaatatactgaacattataaacagaataacatgaaaatatactgaacattatgaacagaataacatgaacatatactgaacattataaaTTATGAACATGaacatatactgaacattatgaacagaataacatgaacatatactgaacattataaaTTATGAACATGAACATATACTGTGTAttttctttcatctctctctccagttgtCCTTTTTTCTCCAACTGCAGGTCCAACTCCCATTCCATCTCCAGCAGTCCCACTGTTGTCCATGTCTCCACCCATTCCATCTCCAGCAGTCCCACTGTTGTCCATGTCTCCACCCATTCCATCTCCAGCAGTCCCACTGTTGTCCATGTCTCCACCCATTCCATCTCCAGCAGTCCCACTGTTGTCCATGTCTCCACCCATTCCATCTCCAGCAGTCCCACTGTTGTCCATGTCTCCACCCATTCCATCTCCAGCAGTCCCACTGTTGTCCATGTCTCCACCCATTCCATCTCCAGCAGTCccagtgttgtccatgtctccACCCATTCCATCTCCAGCAGTCccagtgttgtccatgtctccACCCATTCCATCTCCAGCAGTCCCACTGTTGTCCATGTCTCCACCCATTCCATCTCCAGCAGTCCCACTGTTGTCCATGTCTCCACCCATTCCATCTCCAGCAGTCCCAGTGTTGTCCATGTCCCCACCCATTCCATCTCCAGCAGTCCCACTGTTGTCCATGTCTCCACCCATTCCATCTCCAGCAGTCCCACTGTTGTCCATGTCTCCACCCATTCCATCTCCAGCAGTCccagtgttgtccatgtctccACCCATTCCATCTCCAGCAGTCCCACTGTTGTCCATGTCTCCACCCATTCCATCTCCAGCAGTCCCACTGTTGTCCATGTCTCCACCCATTCCATCTCCAGCAGTCCCACTGTTGTCCATGTCTCCACCCATTCCATCTCCAGCAGTCCCACTGTTGTCCATGTCTCCACCCATTCCATCTCCAGCAGTCccagtgttgtccatgtctccACCCATTCCATCTCCAGCAGTCccagtgttgtccatgtctccACCCATTCCATCTCCAGCAGTCCCACTGTTGTCCATGTCTCCACCCATTCCATCTCCAGCAGTCCCACTGTTGTCCATGTCTCCACCCATTCCATCTCCAGCAGTCCCACTGTTGTCCATGTCCCCACCCATTCCATCTCCAGCAGTCccagtgttgtccatgtctccACCCATTCCATCTCCAGCAGTCccagtgttgtccatgtctccACCCATTCCATCTCCAGCAGTCccagtgttgtccatgtctccACCCATTCCATCTCCAGCAGTCccagtgttgtccatgtctccACCCATTCCATCTCCAGCAGTCccagtgttgtccatgtctccACCCATTCCATCTCCAGCAGTCCCACTGTTGTCCATGTCCCCACCCATTCCATCTCCAGCAGTCCCACTGTTGTCCATGTCTCCACCCATTCCATCTCCAGCAGTCCCACTGTTGTCCATGTCTCCACCCATTCCATCTCCAGCAGTCccagtgttgtccatgtctctaCCCAGGCTGCTGTGTAGTCTACTGGTGGGGTCTCCCTACCTGCTGGTGACCATCATACTGCTGGTGAAAGGCTGCAGGAGCAGGACTCAAGGTGAGATCCTGAGTTTATACAGGATCACCTCATTCCAACAGAATACCTGTTGTAAATCAGAAGTATTATATCGCAATGACTGACAATACTGCAGTAGCTCTGACTGAGTCATGTTTTAAAGTGTTGATAACACTAGCTCTGACTGAGTCATGTTTTAAAGTGTTGATAACACTAGCTATGACTGAGTCATGTTTTAAAGTGTTGATAACACTAGCTCTGACTGAGTCATGttttaaagtgttgataactgtagctctgattgaaccatgttgtaaagtgttgataactgtatctctgattgaaccatgttgtaaagtgttgataactgtagctctgattgaaccatgttgtaaagtgttgataactgtatctctgattgaaccaggttgtaaagtgttgataactgtatctctgattgaaccatgttataaagtgttgataactgtatctctgattgaaccatgttgtaaagtgttgataactgtatctctgattgaaccaggttgtaaagtgttgataacagTAGCTCTGACTGAGTCATGTTTTAAAGTGTTGATAACACTAGCTCTGACTGAGTCATGttttaaagtgttgataactgtagctctgattgaaccatgttgtaaagtctTGATAACTGTAGCTCTGACTGAgtcatgttgtaaagtgttgataactatatctctgattgaaccatgttgtaaagtgttgataactgtatctctgattgaaccatgttgtaaagtgttgataactgtagctctgattgaaccatgttgtaaagtgttgataactgtatctctgattgaaccatgttgtaaagtgttgataactgtatctctgattgaaccatgttgtaaagtgttgataactgtagctctgattgaaccatgttgtaaagtgttgataactgtatctctgattgaaccatgttgtaaagtgttgataactgtatctctgattgaaccatgttgtaaagtgttgataactgtatctctgattgaaccatgttgtaaagtgttgataactgtatctctgattgaaccatgttgtaaagtgttgataactgtatctctgattgaaccatgttgtaaagtgttgataactgtatctctgattgaaccatgttgtaaagtgttgataactgtagctctgattgaaccatgttgtaaagtgttgataactgtagctctgattgaaccatgttataaagtgttgataactgtatctctgattgaaccatgttgtaaagtgttgataactgtagctccgattgaaccatgttgtaaagtgttgataactgtagctctgattgaaccatgttgtaaagtgttgataactgtagctctgattgaaccatgttataaagtgttgataactgtatctctgattgaaccatgttgtaaagtgttgataactgtatctctgattgaaccatgttgtaaagtgttgataactgtatctctgattgaaccatgttgtaaagtgttgataactgtatctctgattgaaccatgttgtaaagtgttgataactgtatctctgattgaaccatgttgtaaagtgttgataactgtatctctgattgaaccatgttgtaaagtgttgataactgtatctctgattgaaccatgttgataaagtgttgataactgtatctctgattgaaccatgtttaaagtgttgataactgtatctctgattgaaccatgttgttgTGATAAgtgttgaaccatgttgtaaagtgttgataactgtagctctgattgaaccatgtcataaagtgttgataactgtatctctgattgaaccatgttgtaaagtgttgataactgtagctctgattgaaccatgttgtaaagtgttgataactgtatctctgattgaaccatgttgtaaagtgttgataactgtatctctgattgaaccatgttgtaaagtgttgataactgtgtAACTGTCTGTTTTAGGTGATAGACCAGTTAGGTGTTTCTACCTTACAACACAACTCTCTAGATTGAAGTTgaaaagtgttgataactgtactGTGGGTTCTCTGATTGAACCaggttgtaaagtgttgataactgtatctctgattgaaccatgtttaaagtgttgataactggtatctctgattgaaccatgtttaaagtgttgataactgtgggtatctctgattgaactaggaacagtgagttaactggtctagaaagTGTAACTGGACAGGGGTTAACTGTCTAGAATGTGGTTAACTGcctaacagtgggttaactgtttgATAACTGTAGGGGTTAACTCTGATTGGTCCATGTtctaaagtgttgataactgtatctctgattgaaccatgtttaaagtgttgataactgtagtgggttaactctgattgaaccatgtttaaagtgttgataactgtatctctgattgaaccatgtaactggtaaacagtgggttaactggtaggaacagtgggataactgttAACTCTGATTAACTGGGTCCATGTTgttaaagtgttgataactgtatctctgattgatcCATGTTTAAAGTGTAACTGATAActgtctaggaactgtgggttaactggtctaggaattgAACCATGTTGGTCTAAAGTGGGTTAACTGGATAGGaactgggttaactggtctaggaacagtgggattgaaccatgttgtaaagtgggttaactgtctaggaacagtgggttaactggtctaggaactgtgggttaactggtctaggaactgtgggttaactggtaggaacagtgggttaactgtctaggaacagtgggttaactggtctaggaactgttaactggtctaggaacagtgagttgtctaggaacagtgggttaaccatgTTGTAGGAAAGTTAACTGGTCTTGATAACTGGTCTGTTTAACTGGTCTGAaaccaggaacagtgggttaactggccagGAAAGTGGGACCTAGGAACACTGGCCtcgaacagtgagttaactggtctaggtgagggttaactggtcttggggttaactggtctgaacaggggcaggaacagtgggttaactggtctgaacagtgggttaactggtctagaacagtgggttaactggcctcactggcctaggaactgtgggttaagtAGGAACAAagtaggaactgtgggttaactggtttaacagtgggttaactggtctaggaacagtgggttaactggtctatggGTTATGgtctgaacagtgggttaacagtggtaggaactgtgggttaactggtctatgggttactggtctaggaactgtgggttagtAGAAAGTAGGATGGACTGgttaggaactgtgggttaactggtctaggaacagtgggttaactggtctaggaacagtgggttaactggtctaggaacagggttaaCTGGTcagaactgtgggttaactggtctaggaactgtgggttaactggtctaggaacagtggttaactggtctaggaacagtgggttaactggtctaggaacagtagttaactggtctaggaacagtgggttaactggtctaggaacagtgggttaactggtctaggaactgtgggttaactggtctaggaactgtggtaTTGGTTTAGGAACTGGGTTAACTACTAGtgtggttaactggtctaggaatacTGACctatgggttaactggtctaggaacttaactggtctagaacagttaggacctaggaacagtgagttaactggtctaggaatgggttaactggtctaggaactgtgggttatctggtctaggaacacggaacagtgggttaactggtctaggaacagtgggttaactggtctaggaacagtgggttaactggcctaagaactgggggttaactggtctaggaactgtgggttaactggtctaggaacagtgggttaactggtctagaaacagtgggttacgggttaggaacagtgggttaactggtctattactggtctaggaactgtgggttaagtctaggaacagtgggttaactggtctagaaagTAACTGGGATGGATTAACAGTGGGTTACCTAGGAACAATATGGGTTATTCTGaactggtttaggaacagtgggtggtaggaacagtgggttaactggtctaggaactgtgggttactGGTCTAGTGGgttactggtctaggaacagtgggttaactggtaggaacagtgggttaactggtctaggaactgtgggttaactggtctaggaacagtgggttaactggtctaggaactgtgggttaactggtctagaacatgggttaactggtctaggaactgggttaactggtctaggaacagtgggttaactggtctaggaacagtgagttaactggtctatattactggtctaggaacagtgggttaactggtaggaactgtgggttaactggtagaAAGTGGGTAGGATGGAttagaggaacagtgggttacctaggaacaactggtctaggaacagtgggttattctgaacagtgggttaactggtctaggaagtgggttaactggtctaggaacagtgggttaataggaacagtgggttaactggtctaggaacagtgggttactggtctaggaacagtgggttaacgggtctaggaactgtgggttaactggtctaggaacagtgggttaactggtctaggaacagtgggttaactggtctagaactatgggttaactggtttaggaacagtgggttaactggtctaggaacagtgggttaatagGAATGGGTtaatggtctaggaacagtgggttaactggtctaggaacagtgggttaactggtctaggaacagtgggttaactggtctaggaatacTTATAACTGGTctactgtgggttaactggtcttagtagagtgggttaactggtagGATGGTTAACTGGTtagaacagtgagttaactggtctaggaacagtgagttatggtctaggaacagtgggttatataactggcctaggaacagtggggttactggtttaggaacagtgggttaactggttaggaacagtgggttaacgggtcTAAAAGTGGGTTACTGTCACTGTTAACTGGAATAAATGGTTTGTGGGTTAACTTTAGTGGGTTTTAGGAACaagtaggaacagtgggttaactggtctagaacagtgggttaacggtctaggaactgtgggttaactggtctaggaacagtgggttaactggtctagtgggttaactggtctaggaactgtgggttaactggtctaggaacagtgggttaactggtctaggaacagtgggttaactggtctaggaactgtgggttaactggtctaggaacagtgggttaactggtctaggaacagtgggttaactggtctaggaactgtgggttaactggtctaggaacagtgggttaactggtctaggaactgtgggttaactggtctaggaacagtgggaactgtggttaactggtctaggaacagtgggttaacgggtctaggaacagtgggttaactggtctaggaacagtgggttaactggttaggaacagtgggttaactggtctaggaacagtgggttaactggtctaggaactgtgggttaactggtctaggaacagtgggttaactggtctaggaacagtgggggttAGGAactggttaactggtctagaactgtgggttaactaggaacagtgggttaactggtctaggaacagtgggttaactggtctggagttaactggtctagtgagttaactggtctaggaacagtgggttaactggtctagaactgtgggttaactaggaacagtgggttaactggtttaggaacagtgggttaactggtctaggaacagtgggttaacgggtctaggaacagtgggttaactggtctaggaacagtgggttaactggtctaggaacagtgggttaactggtctaggaactgtgggttaactggtctaggaacagtgggttaactggtctaggaacagtgggttaactggtctgaacagtgggttaactctaggaactgtgggttaactggtctaggaacagtgggttaactggcctaggaactgtgggttaactggtctaggaactgtgggttaactggtctaggaactgtgggttaactggtctaggaactgtgggttaactggtttaggaacagtgggttaactggtctaggaacagtgggttaacgggtctaggaacagtgggttaactggtctaggaactgtgggttaactggtctaggaactgtgggttaactggtctaggaactgtgggttaactggtctaggaactaactggtctaggaactgtgggttaactggttaggaacagtgggttaactggtctaggaacagtgggttaactggtctaggaacagtgggttaactggttaggaacagtgggttaactggtctaggaacagtgggtt encodes:
- the LOC127924468 gene encoding uncharacterized protein LOC127924468 isoform X1, with product MSLISVSLSLSLSLSLSLSLCLSLFLSLSLCLSLSLSLCLSVSNLCLSSLCLSLSFCLSLFLSVCLSFSLSLSFFISLSRSRPVLFHPASLIVSPDSSQFLKYESVSLSCEVQGNSAVWRLKRCTLYGECSDCGIKWGKPQGSSCIVSLIPSDSGVYWCESGSGEHSNAVNITVPDGAVILESPALPVTEGDSVTLRCRYQGTPSNLTADFYKDGSLIRTETTGEMTIPAVSKSDEGLYKCTNSEGESPESWMTVTVVLFSPTAGPTPIPSPAVPLLSMSPPIPSPAVPLLSMSPPIPSPAVPLLSMSPPIPSPAVPLLSMSPPIPSPAVPLLSMSPPIPSPAVPLLSMSPPIPSPAVPVLSMSPPIPSPAVPVLSMSPPIPSPAVPLLSMSPPIPSPAVPLLSMSPPIPSPAVPVLSMSPPIPSPAVPLLSMSPPIPSPAVPLLSMSPPIPSPAVPVLSMSPPIPSPAVPLLSMSPPIPSPAVPLLSMSPPIPSPAVPLLSMSPPIPSPAVPLLSMSPPIPSPAVPVLSMSPPIPSPAVPVLSMSPPIPSPAVPLLSMSPPIPSPAVPLLSMSPPIPSPAVPLLSMSPPIPSPAVPVLSMSPPIPSPAVPVLSMSPPIPSPAVPVLSMSPPIPSPAVPVLSMSPPIPSPAVPVLSMSPPIPSPAVPLLSMSPPIPSPAVPLLSMSPPIPSPAVPLLSMSPPIPSPAVPVLSMSLPRLLCSLLVGSPYLLVTIILLVKGCRSRTQGDRVEEE
- the LOC127924468 gene encoding uncharacterized protein LOC127924468 isoform X2, producing the protein MSLISVSLSLSLSLSLSLSLCLSLFLSLSLCLSLSLSLCLSVSNLCLSSLCLSLSFCLSLFLSVCLSFSLSLSFFISLSRSRPVLFHPASLIVSPDSSQFLKYESVSLSCEVQGNSAVWRLKRCTLYGECSDCGIKWGKPQGSSCIVSLIPSDSGVYWCESGSGEHSNAVNITVPDGAVILESPALPVTEGDSVTLRCRYQGTPSNLTADFYKDGSLIRTETTGEMTIPAVSKSDEGLYKCTNSEGESPESWMTVTGPTPIPSPAVPLLSMSPPIPSPAVPLLSMSPPIPSPAVPLLSMSPPIPSPAVPLLSMSPPIPSPAVPLLSMSPPIPSPAVPLLSMSPPIPSPAVPVLSMSPPIPSPAVPVLSMSPPIPSPAVPLLSMSPPIPSPAVPLLSMSPPIPSPAVPVLSMSPPIPSPAVPLLSMSPPIPSPAVPLLSMSPPIPSPAVPVLSMSPPIPSPAVPLLSMSPPIPSPAVPLLSMSPPIPSPAVPLLSMSPPIPSPAVPLLSMSPPIPSPAVPVLSMSPPIPSPAVPVLSMSPPIPSPAVPLLSMSPPIPSPAVPLLSMSPPIPSPAVPLLSMSPPIPSPAVPVLSMSPPIPSPAVPVLSMSPPIPSPAVPVLSMSPPIPSPAVPVLSMSPPIPSPAVPVLSMSPPIPSPAVPLLSMSPPIPSPAVPLLSMSPPIPSPAVPLLSMSPPIPSPAVPVLSMSLPRLLCSLLVGSPYLLVTIILLVKGCRSRTQGDRVEEE